The Arachis ipaensis cultivar K30076 chromosome B05, Araip1.1, whole genome shotgun sequence nucleotide sequence tattattattaggaaaagtataggtaaccaataACATTTTTGAACAAtatgtaaacaatgtgaattaatagggttaaaagagtaaatttaattagtttaattagtNNNNNNNNNNNNNNNNNNNNNNNNNNNNNNNNNNNNNNNNNNNNNNNNNNNNNNNNNNNNNNNNNNNNNNNNNNNNNNNNNNNNNNNNNNNNNNNNNNNNNNNNNNNNNNNNNNNNNNNNNNNNNNNNNNNNNNNNNNNNNNNNNNNNNNNNNNNNNNNNNNNNNNNNNNNNNNNNNNNNNNNNNNNNNNNNNNNNNNNNNNNNNNNNNNNNNNNNNNNNNNNNNNNNNNNNNNNNNNNNNNNNNNNNNNNNNNNNNNNNNNNNNNNNNNNNNNNNNNNNNNNNNNNNNNNNNNNNNNNNNNNNNNNNNNNNNNNNNNNNNNNNNNNNNNNNNNNNNNNNNNNNNNNNNNNNNNNNNNNNNNNNNNNNNNNNNNNNNNNNNNNNNNNNNNNNNNNNNNNNNNNNNNNNNNNNNNNNNNNNNNNNNNNNNNNNNNNNNNNNNNNNNNNNNNNNNNNNNNNNNNNNNNNNNNNNNNNNNNNNNNNNNNNNNNNNNNNNNNNNNNNNNNNNNNNNNNNNNNNNNNNNNNNNNNNNNNNNNNNNNNNNNNNNNNNNNNNNNNNNNNNNNNNNNNNNNNNNNNNNNNNNNNNNNNNNNNNNNNNNNNNNNNNNNNNNNNNNNNNNNNNNNNNNNNNNNNNNNNNNNNNNNNNNNNNNNNNNNNNNNNNNNNNNNNNNNNNNNNNNNNNNNNNNNNNNNNNNNNNNNNNNNNNNNNNNNNNNNNNNNNNNNNNNNNNNNNNNNNNNNNNNNNNNNNNNNNNNNNNNNNNNNNNNNNNNNNNNNNNNNNNNNNNNNNNNNNNNNNNNNNNNNNNNNNNNNNNNNNNNNNNNNNNNNNNNNNNNNNNNNNNNNNNNNNNNNNNNNNNNNNNNNNNNNNNNNNNNNNNNNNNNNNNNNNNNNNNNNNNNNNNNNNNNNNNNNNNNNNNNNNNNNNNNNNNNNNNNNNNNNNNNNNNNNNNNNNNNNNNNNNNNNNNNNNNNNNNNNNNNNNNNNNNNNNNNNNNNNNNNNNNNNNNNNNNNNNNNNNNNNNNNNNNNNNNNNNNNNNNNNNNNNNNNNNNNNNNNNNNNNNNNNNNNNNNNNNNNNNNNNNNNNNNNNNNNNNNNNNNNNNNNNNNNNNNNNNNNNNNNNNNNNNNNNNNNNNNNNNNNNNNNNNNNNNNNNNNNNNNNNNNNNNNNNNNNNNNNNNNNNNNNNNNNNNNNNNNNNNNNNNNNNNNNNNNNNNNNNNNNNNNNNNNNNNNNNNNNNNNNNNNNNNNNNNNNNNNNNNNNNNNNNNNNNNNNNNNNNNNNNNNNNNNNNNNNNNNNNNNTAAATCACTGATACTTATTTAAGTGAATGAATCAAtcaattaaaattagttattattagcctttaatttttttttttgttggtgaaATTGGGTTCAAATAAGAGATTGGGCATTTGGAtttcttctttgatcttttgtATATGATTCCATTggcccttttctctctctctcttatttttggAACTGGGCACCCAATTTTATTTAGTGTTTGAGCCTCCGACCCGtgtgttttatttttaaaaaactctatatattaatattgTCCGTTAACCTACTTCTATTTGTCTAGatgtttttttgaaaaaaagcaGCTAGTGTTGAGCAtaagaaaacaacaaaagaatcaacataaactataaagaaaaagaaaaactagCCAGCACATACAACGTTAACTTTATCGCTTGTGATCTCCAATATTATTATCAACAACAAAAAAATCTACCCATAGCTACTCCTTATAATTTGTAAAGAACATATGGATAATCTCGTTGACCTCTTTTTTTTTAGGTTGAAAAATCCTTCTATTCCTTTTTAGTCATATGTTCCAAATAATCGCACAAAAGTATACCATCCATCTCTTACCTATCTCCTTACTAATAAATATCTCAATCTAACTAAGAAAATGTTCTTTCAACGTCCTTGGACACGACCATTGCCTTGCAACAAATGATAGCCAAACGCACTAAACCTACCAAAAAAATCACAACCAAAAAACATATCTTTCGAAAGCAAATATAATTATTTCGATAAAATATTCCTTTCATTTCATTCTTTTTCTGTATTACAGAATCTGATTCTTTTTGGATTATAGTTAATGGTTGTTTAGAAATTCCATCATTATCCCAGAATTGTACATGAGAATAATTAGGGGTATTCGTAGATCGAATAAAATATAGTCAaaatctcaattcaatttacaCTTTTTATACTTAGatctaattaaaattatatatttgcaGATCGAATCTGATATCGGATAtcgaatatataaaaaaattatttttataaaaaatcaataatttttttagttcatttaataaaatttttttcactCTAATAAaatctctttttcattctttttgacATGCTCACACTTCTAAAATATTATGAAACtagtttttttaaaataaaaaaataatgcaatgtatatgtataattattattatttaattgaaataaaatataaattcaatatatatattatttatttatttattatttggtGCCGCCAATCTCCACATATACGGATTGGATCTTATATAGATATAAATGTGATATTCGCAATACAATTTTATTAGaatgtaattgaattcaattgGATCATATTCGCAAATTATAAATCGAATACAGATAAATACGACGGATTCATGGATATAATCCCATTTAAGAACACCCTAACAACAATAGCATTAGCTTTCAACGGCGGTGGTGACACGGCTGAAAGCAGTGTTGACCGACGACTCCCCAGGTCACGGTGTGGGGCGACGGTGATATTCCATGTATGAATAAATCATGACCAGCGTTTAAGAAAGGAGGAAAAAGGTTTTCACTTTCTTCATATATGTCATGTTCTCTGTTGGTCAATGTGGCGTGCACGTCCCATATTTATTTAAGTACACACCCTTCAACTTAATTTATTCCTTCATAGACAATTGAATAAGTGAATTAGTGATCGAATTGAAAATCACTCTCAAGACTCAACACTAGAAGCTGTAACTAGCTATTGAACTCTATAGTCCTATGCACGACATTCTCTTATTCTCTCACCGCGTTCTTCTCTCCAGCTTCACACACCAACTTTTTTCCATGCAAATCATATAATATTACCAATCTACATATTTTTATTTGGACCAAAATtaaaaacctaactctctttggaTAGTAATCTCCTAAAGTAAATCTCAATATATATTATCATGTACAAAAAGCTAGATATTCAAAATTTACTTTTCAAAAAAGTACCTGCTTATTGAATTGATGATATGTGAAGCTAATGATATCTGACANNNNNNNNNNNNNNNNNNNNNNNNNNNNNNNNNNNNNNNNNNNNNNNNNNNNNNNNNNNNNNNNNNNNNNNNNNNNNNNNNNNNNNNNNNNNNNNNNNNNNNNNNNNNNNNNNNNNNNNNNNNNNNNNNNNNNNNNNNNNNNNNNNNNNNNNNNNNNNNNNNNNNNNNNNNNNNNNNNNNNNNNNNNNNNNNNNNNNNNNNNNNNNNNNNNNNNNNNNNNNNNNNNNNNNNNNNNNNNNNNNNNNNNNttgttatatatatatgtatgaagACATGTGTTGTTTaacttaatttaatatttttatattcaatATATATTGTATACCAATGACTGTTTTTTAGTGTATACATTACATAATTATTCTTTATTAATTACTAGGCTGCGTGCTCTCACACAGTCACATTATAACAATAATTTAATTAGAATGTCAAACGTCACTATTATGAAAATAAAGGTAAATAATATAGTCGGATGGAAACTAaccaattaaattatttttaattcatCTTTCATCTTTATAATATATAATACATAGCACTATAGCAGTATGCTATATATATAAAGTGATCTAGATGGAACCAAAAGACAAATAAACGACCAAATTTTCAACTCCATATAAAACATACATCAAACACATACATATGGCAGCAGCATCTGAAAAAATGGTTTTGGCTTTGTTGTTCATATTTTTCATGGCACGAGGGATTATCATAGTGGATGCAAACTTTGGCAAAAGCATGTATCTCACATGGGGTACCCAACATGCTTCAATTCAGGGTGAAGATCTTCAGCTTGTGTTAGATCAAACTTCAGGTATATACAATAATCTACTATATATGCTTCTCATGCACCCAATTCTTTTGTATTGTTATTTCTAATAATTCTATATATATTTCTTTGCTAATTAATAAGTTAATTATTCTATTTGGTTACATAGGAATAATGTAGTGTTTGAGGATAAAAAATATACTGTAAACGATATCAAGAGTAATTATttgttgccaatgagtaatagctcaaatggcatagtctctccatactcaattaaaagaTTGCAAGTTCGAgtttcatatctttggtaaaaaaaaaaaaaagagtaattaTTTGTTTTATTGNNNNNNNNNNNNNNNNNNNNNNNNNNNNNNNNNNNNNNNNNNNNNNNNNNNNNNNNNNNNNNNNNNNNNNNNNNNNNNNNNNNNNNNNNNNNNNNNNTACTCGTCGGTTTAATCACTTATTTAAACCTTTAAACATGTGATCCTCTCATTTTTACTAATTCCATTACCGATTTAATTTCCAGAATTTtgctattttaaaagaaaaaaaaaaagagaaaaacaattaagagaaaatattttaaaaattttatttaaaaatctattaaaataatttaaaattctaaatcaTTTCTCTTGAAAATTAATAttgagaaaaattgtaattaacGAAGTGAAAACATGGGTTGAGTTTTAATTTCAGGCTCTGCTGCTCAAACAAAGATACCATTCTTATTTGGAAGTATAGAATCGAAAATCAAACTGGTACCTAATAATTCTGCAGGAACTGTTACAGCCTATTATGTAAGTAGTTCATTGGATACACAATTATTGATTTTGTTCCGTTTTATCTGTCactaataattttattttcttttatttttttaattgttggAATGGGTAAAGCTATCCTCAACAGGAAGTCAACATGATGAGATAGACTTTGAGTTCTTAGGCAACATTTCAGGACAACCATATATTGTCCACACAAACATATATACACAAGGAAATGGAAGCAAAGAGCAACAATTTTACCTTTGGTTTGACCCTACCGCTGATTTTCACAATTACACCATTCATTGGAACCCCACTCAAGTTGTGTAAGTTTATCAATTTCATTTACCACACTTTTTGGATGAACAAAGCAGAGAATTAAGTCATGAAAATGGGTGGTAAAAGCTCATTCACAGTCAATTTTACGTGAAGTTAATAGTTGAAAATCGTcaaataatttgactgatttgactaaattttcatctaacgactcttagTCATTAACTTCACATGCTATATTTGAGTTTTCACCAAACAAGACTAATTATATTGAACTGTAAAAATTAGatattcaattaaaattttgGCATATTTATTAAGTAAGGAGTATTATACTTTTTGTTGGTTAAACAAAATGTTAACTTTTTATTTGTTATATATATTGAAGATTCAGATTTAAAAGGATAATTTGTTAATCAGTTTAACAATActttttgataaaattataaaaaaggtccaaaactttttaatttgtttgattcatTCAATAGCAcgtcatttttcaaaaaatcttgcattctctatttttttttctaattattaagaTTNNNNNNNNNNNNNNNNNNNNNNNNatatttttcttttaaaattatttttttgaacctGTCGTCGTATTAAAATCAATTCAATTTAACGAATTCGTCAATTTTTTACCTTACTTGCAATAAGTTTTTTGAATTGAAATTAATCAATCTACCTAACCAATTTTCAGTTAATCGGTTGAATCAATTAGTTTGACCTAATTTTCATAACCATAATTGAAACATGTAaaagtgtttaattattttttttcttttttcttaaaaaaactaGGTGGTATATTGATAGCATACCGATTAGAGTTTTTATGAACTATGAAGAGGAGGGCATAGCATACCCAAACAAGCAAGGAATGAAAGTATACACAAGCCTATGGAATGCAGATGATTGGGCCACAAGGGGTGGTTTGGTGAAGACTAATTGGACCAATGCACCATTCATTGCAAGGTTGAACCGTTTCAGAGCAAGGGCTTGCAAATGGAATGGACCAATTAGCATAAACAATTGTGCCTCTAATGTCCCTTCTAATTGGTGGACTTCACCCATTTACAAGCAATTAAGCTATGCACAGATGGGTCAGTTAAATTGGGTTAGAAACAATTACATGATCTATGATTACTGCAAAGATACCAAGAGATTCAATGGTCAAGTGCCTCCTGAATGTTTCAAGACACAGTTCTAAGTGTTAAATTAACCGTAAGTACTTTAACGATGATGTTtttatatgaatattatattataaaTGGTTAGATAATTCAGTTAAATATATCAATTTATCTAATAATTTATAATGTAATTTTCATACGAAGACATCGTCAATACTAAGTCATATGTCATATGTCATGTGAATTTTCATAAGACAGAATCTATTCATGCGGGAGTTTGTTTTGTCTTTTGTCtcaatatttttaatttgtttatggGATTCAGAGTTCAGACTTTGTGATTTAATTATTGTTCATGAACTGAATAATACTGCCTTGTGCATTGTAATTTTTCGGTTATTTTCAACTTTATTTCCTTTCTTATTGTACCCATATATTGTATGTTAAAATCTCTTATTCTTTATTACTATAAGTCACTCTAAATGTATAATTTACAAGTGTGAAATATCTTTCATCTTTTGAATAATGATTATCGAAAATTagtatttgaaaaaaatatataagtatatatgtcgagaaaaattaggattgaatAATTATTATCGAATATTAGGATTCGAAGGGAATATATTAAGTAAAAATATGGAAAAAATAGAATTTGGAGAAAAAATTATGAttaaagagacaaaaaaaaaagatataaatgtATTTATTGATAATAGTAAAtgatatttttggtaaaaaataattaaaacttcttttatttttattttttaaagtaagTTATTGTTGGTTTCTAAAAAAGACAAATAAttgtttttaaatatatatataaacttatttaaaatataataaaaaaaaattctctttAAAGAAAAAACTTTTTCCACTTAAAAAAGCCAAACAACACTTAATGAATGTCTATAAATGTTTCTATAAGTGCTCATTAAATTCAGAAACATGCATGTAATAACAAAATCAAGGTTTAGGAGTATGCTTCATTCCAATTTCATCAAGTAGGACCAGAATTTAGCACCTGCTTCAGGCTTCAATTTTAAACACACCATTTAGGATAAAATGCATTTAAAGATGTATTGAAATTTTGATTATATAAGATTTGTTTACCAGTCTCCAAACATATTATGGAATTCAATTAATCCAATAAAACCATGTAAACATTCAACATGATGCGTTATTATTCTCATGAGTCAATTTCATACACAATCTAACCAAGCTTAAGATGACTTGAAAATGAAATAGAGGAAAATGTGTAGACAAATTAATTAGGGTACTCGTTTCGTTCTAATTATTCGAAATCGCTTTTGtaatttgatttttcttttctaaaaaaatacttggaattttttttaatgttggTTATTTTATAAACTTATACAAATATGTGAATTTCTTTTAAGCATAACCAAACACACCCATAAACTAGAGCAAGCAGACAAAAAATAGATGGCGTGCAAGGAAATAACATTAATTATTGTACAAATTTCTAGATCTAACAAAGAACCTTGGATTTTTCTTGGGgagaaaaaaaaacatacaacGATGTTAACACCTTAAATGTTGTGTTTAGGAAGATGACAAAGAAGACAATTTTATCATTGCCAATGGAGAAAAATTAGACATAATATatcatataaattataattttatagcTACATATATTTCAATTCTTGtaaattttgtttatttgtgtCTTGAATTTTAGGCTATATATGAAAAGTAATAGTAAGATAATAAATAAAGGTTACGTGGAGAAAATGGCCATGCCTTATTCTCAATTGatttaatttatatcaattttgagtaaagaaattcatcaaattcaaactatATTACATTTGATTGAATCATTTTGCTTATATATTTTGAATGTAATTAAATCCGAACCAAATTTTATCAATTTGAATTCGAGTGACTTCTAAAATATTGCAAACTAATATtcatcaaatttaatttaaaaaaaaaaactcatttaacatttgtaaattaaaataatatttaaccaTGGTATAAATGAAAAAGTGATGCAATCAAAAAGCCAAGGCGAAGGGGAGGAGGAAGCTGATTTATGATGAGAGTATTAATGGTGGGGGGGCTGGTTGTGGATGATTGGTCGCAGGTGGAGGTAGTTGGAAGCGAGCCATTGCATGGACACGAGTGGGGTAGGATACCGGTGATGACGAGCTGAAGAAAGTTGGTATAAATTTCAAAGTTTATTAACT carries:
- the LOC107642133 gene encoding probable xyloglucan endotransglucosylase/hydrolase protein 26 produces the protein MAAASEKMVLALLFIFFMARGIIIVDANFGKSMYLTWGTQHASIQGEDLQLVLDQTSGSAAQTKIPFLFGSIESKIKLVPNNSAGTVTAYYLSSTGSQHDEIDFEFLGNISGQPYIVHTNIYTQGNGSKEQQFYLWFDPTADFHNYTIHWNPTQVVWYIDSIPIRVFMNYEEEGIAYPNKQGMKVYTSLWNADDWATRGGLVKTNWTNAPFIARLNRFRARACKWNGPISINNCASNVPSNWWTSPIYKQLSYAQMGQLNWVRNNYMIYDYCKDTKRFNGQVPPECFKTQF